In Clostridium sp. JN-1, one genomic interval encodes:
- a CDS encoding spore germination protein: MFKYIYKKLNFIRLKNLGILDENIEDNTEQVKLSCDLNENIKILKNILGGSDDIVYRAFSFGENNKMNAAIIFLSDMVKGSSVNNIMMQLFNYNKLNNMEIKVELNDMDIIKSNIISVGEVNKTQYINEVVDGCLSGDAVLLIDGLDESLIIYSRDYKGRRVEESKTEAVVRGPREGFSENISINISLLRHKIRNPNLTFKSIRIGRQTRTSIYIVYLKGIANPKLVGEVCKRLKRINTDAILESGYIEQFIEDTPYSIFPTVGNSEKPDTAAAKILEGKVGILVDGTPFILTVPMLFIEGFQNAEDYYSRTYYSSILRILRFICFIITILLPATYVMLAAFHQELIPTTLLFTIAAGREGVPFPAIMEAGLMVITFEILREAGVRLPRPIGQAVSIVGALVIGQAAVSAGLVGGILVIVVALTGVSSFVVPVFTDTASILRIILLILSGTLGIFGVGLGLLVTLIHVVSIRSFGTPYLSPLAPLEKDDLKDSFIRTHMWKMSKRPHNIGVKNIKRQGENLKPEPPKDDDKLKNV, translated from the coding sequence ATGTTTAAGTATATATATAAGAAATTAAATTTTATAAGACTTAAAAATTTAGGGATTTTAGATGAAAATATAGAAGATAACACTGAACAAGTTAAACTTTCATGTGATCTTAACGAAAACATAAAGATTTTAAAGAATATATTAGGCGGCAGTGATGATATAGTTTATCGCGCATTTTCATTTGGTGAAAATAATAAAATGAATGCTGCTATAATATTCTTGTCAGATATGGTCAAGGGTTCCTCAGTAAATAATATCATGATGCAATTATTTAATTATAATAAACTCAATAATATGGAAATTAAAGTTGAACTCAATGACATGGATATCATAAAAAGTAACATTATTTCTGTAGGCGAAGTTAATAAAACACAATATATAAATGAAGTTGTAGATGGCTGTTTATCAGGAGATGCTGTATTGCTTATTGATGGATTAGATGAAAGTCTTATTATCTATTCAAGAGACTATAAAGGACGCAGGGTTGAAGAATCAAAAACAGAAGCTGTTGTTAGAGGTCCTAGGGAAGGATTTTCAGAAAATATATCTATAAATATATCATTATTGCGTCATAAAATAAGAAATCCAAATTTAACCTTCAAGTCTATTCGAATTGGAAGGCAGACTAGAACTAGTATATATATTGTATATTTAAAGGGAATTGCTAATCCCAAACTTGTAGGGGAAGTATGCAAAAGACTAAAAAGGATAAATACTGATGCTATTTTAGAATCAGGATACATTGAACAGTTTATAGAAGATACACCATATTCAATTTTTCCAACTGTGGGTAACTCTGAAAAACCAGATACTGCAGCTGCTAAAATATTAGAAGGAAAAGTAGGCATTTTAGTTGATGGAACTCCATTTATTTTAACAGTACCAATGCTATTTATTGAAGGATTTCAAAATGCAGAAGACTATTACTCAAGAACATATTATTCTTCTATCTTGAGAATACTTAGGTTTATTTGTTTTATTATAACAATATTATTACCAGCAACATATGTAATGTTAGCAGCTTTTCATCAGGAACTTATACCTACTACCCTATTATTTACTATAGCTGCAGGTCGTGAAGGAGTTCCATTTCCAGCAATAATGGAAGCTGGTTTAATGGTAATAACATTTGAAATTTTGAGAGAAGCAGGAGTAAGACTTCCACGTCCTATAGGTCAGGCAGTTAGTATTGTTGGAGCACTTGTAATAGGTCAGGCAGCGGTATCTGCAGGACTTGTAGGAGGAATCTTAGTTATAGTTGTTGCACTTACGGGAGTTTCCAGCTTTGTAGTTCCAGTTTTTACAGATACAGCATCAATACTCAGAATAATATTATTAATATTATCTGGAACTTTAGGTATATTTGGAGTAGGACTTGGATTACTTGTTACACTTATCCATGTTGTATCTATAAGGTCATTTGGAACGCCGTATTTATCTCCGCTGGCACCCCTTGAAAAGGATGATCTCAAGGATTCATTTATAAGAACTCATATGTGGAAAATGTCTAAAAGACCTCATAATATTGGAGTTAAAAATATTAAAAGACAAGGAGAAAATTTAAAGCCAGAACCACCTAAAGATGATGATAAGCTTAAAAATGTCTAA